The DNA sequence ATCAGGCAACACCGTCTCCGATTGCGCCAATGGCGGCATCCTGGTGCATCGCTGGCAAGCTGCGGAAGACAGCACCATGGTCACCGGCAACCGCGTCGAACGCATTGGCGCGCGCAGCGGCGGTACAGGCCAGAACGGCAACGGCATCAATGCCTTCCGCGCCGGCAATGTCGTCATCTCGGGCAATGTGGTCTCCGACTGCGCCTTCTCGGCGATCCGGGCCAACAGTTCCAGCAATTTGCAGATATCGGGCAACACCTGCTCGCGCTCGGGCGAGACCGCGGTCTATTCCGAGTTCTCGTTCGAAGGCGCCGTCATTTCCAACAACATCGTCGACGGCGCGGCCAACGGCATCTCGATCGTCAACTTCAACGAAGGCGGCCGCATGGGTATCTGCTCCGGCAACATCGTGCGCAATCTGTCGACATCAGGCCCCTATACCGCGGATCCACCCGGCTTCGGCGTTGGGATCGCCGTCGAGGCCGACACCGTCGCTTCCAACAACGTCATCGAGAACGCGCCGCTCTACGGCATGTCGATCGGCTGGGGGCCGTATCTGCGCAACGTCGTGGCCACCGGCAACATCATTCGCAAGGCAGGCACCGGCATCGTCGTCAGTGTGGTCGAAGGTGCCGGCACGGCCGTCATCTCCGACAACGTCATCGATGGCGCGTCGAACGGAGCGGTTGTCGGCCAGCGCTGGGCCGAGCCGGTGACATCAGACCTCACCCAGACCAGCAGCAGCGGCTATGCGCACTTAACCGTCGAGCGCAACCGCGTCAGCTGATTACCGCCTTCAATTCAGGGCCGGCGTCGGCCTCAGCGCCCCGACCTTGGCGCCAATCCGGCTTTCGATAGGCGCATTCGCCAGTTCGAGCAGCTTCGCCGCCAAGGCCTCGTCCGCCCGCAGCAGCCTGGCGAGGACCGCGGCGGCGATTGCATCGCCGGCGCGCCCGGCACCGTCATCGCATTTGACCGCGATGCCGAGGCCGAGTTCCGGAATTGCGGCACAATGGACGCCCTCGGCCCCGCCTTTCGCAAAAATTCGCCTCGGAGCGGCTTCCATCAGCAACAGGTCCGCGCGGCCGGTGCCGGCCACGAAGAACGGCTCCGCCATGCAGGCCGAAAGCAGCCGCTTCGCGGCCTTCGCCCGCTCCGGGCCAAAGCCTTGGGCCGTGGCCATGCGAGCAAAGCCGAGCGCGAAACTCCTGAGCGGCACCGCATAGGTCGGAATCGAGCAGCCGTCGACCGCGCGTTCGTCGGGGCCGTGGACAGCGCCGGTGACTGCCTGCATGGCGTCGCGCACCATTTCCTGCAGGGCGTGATCCGGTCTGACATAGCCGCGATGCGCGATGCCCAAATGAACGCAGGTACAGAGGAAACCGGAGTGCTTGCCGGAACAATTGTTATGCAACGCATTCGGTGAGCCGCCGGCACGCGCGAGCGCAATCTCCGCGTCATGGTTCGAGGGCCAGTGGACCCCGCATTCGAGCGCCGACCCGTCCAGCCCGGCCCTGGCCAGCATGGACCGCGCCACTTCGACATGCGCCGGCTCGCCGGAGTGGGAGGCACAGGCCAGCGCCAGTTCGCGATTGCCGAAGCCATAGGCATCCGCGGCACCCGTTTCGACAAGCGGCAGGGCCTGGATCGCCTTTACGGCGGAACGCGGAAAGACCGGCTTCGACGTATCGCCGATCTCCAGCACCGGCTTGCCGTCGGCATCGAAGACGGCGACGGCGCCGCGATGGGCGCTCTCGACAATGGCGCCGCGCAAAACTTCGATCAGAACCGGATTTGCCATGCTACCTCCCGCGAATGCCGGGGCGGTTTACCTGATCCGGTCGAGAATGGAAACGTAGTTGGCGACCGCCGCACCGCCCATGTTGAAGATGCCGCCGAGTTTCGCGCCCGGCACCTGGATGCCGCCGGCTTCGCCGACAAGCTGCATGGCGGTCAAGACATGCATGGATACGCCGGTGGCGCCGATCGGATGGCCCTTGGCCTTCAGTCCGCCGGAGGGATTGACCGGCAGGCCGCCGTCTTTTGCCGTTGTGCCATCCAGCGCCAGTTTGGCGCCCTCACCCGGCTTGGCCAGTCCCATCGCTTCATACTCGATCAATTCGGCGATAGTGAAGCAGTCATGCGTTTCGACGAAGGAGAGATCGTCGAGCGTTACGCCGGCGTTCTTCAGCGCGCGGGTCCAGGCCTGTTCGCAGCCTTCGAAGGTCAGGATGTCGCGCTTCGACATCGGCAGGAAATCCTGCACATGCTCGTTGGCGCGGAAGGCGACCGCGCGGCGCATCTTCAGCGCCGTTGCCGTGTCGGCAAGGACAAGGGCAGCGGCGCCGTCGGAGACCAGCGAGCAGTCGGTGCGCTTCAAGGGTCCTGCGACGAACGGGTTTTTCTCGCTCTCCTGCCGGCAGAAGTCATAGCCGAAATCCTTGCGCATCTGCGCATAGGGATTGTCGACGCCATTCTTGTGGTTCTTGGCAGCGATCATGGCGAGCGCATCCGACTGGTCGCCATAGCGCTGGAAATAGGCCTGCGCGATCTTGCCGAAGACGCCGGCGAAGCCGGCTGGCGTGTCGCCGTCCTCGGGCAGATAGGAAGCTTTCAGCAAATTCTTGCCGATTTCGGGCCCGGGCGTCGTCGTCATCTGCTCGGCGCCAACCACCAGCACGATGCGGGCGGCGTTTGCATCAATGGCGCGGATACCT is a window from the Mesorhizobium australicum WSM2073 genome containing:
- a CDS encoding TIGR03808 family TAT-translocated repetitive protein — its product is MLNRRTLLTQTTCFAVMGLALGKAAAASLTGIEKASMRGSINATELGVQPGTFDDQSKAFAKLLRDANGRDMPVFLPPGTYVVSNLSLPGRVRLSGVPGATRIVYGGDGHLFMAEHADHIELSGLVFDGANRSMGDYAQGLLDLRRVAHLVVDNCQITGSGKNGLALEHATGRIERSDISGAADAGIYSVEAAGLAISGNTVSDCANGGILVHRWQAAEDSTMVTGNRVERIGARSGGTGQNGNGINAFRAGNVVISGNVVSDCAFSAIRANSSSNLQISGNTCSRSGETAVYSEFSFEGAVISNNIVDGAANGISIVNFNEGGRMGICSGNIVRNLSTSGPYTADPPGFGVGIAVEADTVASNNVIENAPLYGMSIGWGPYLRNVVATGNIIRKAGTGIVVSVVEGAGTAVISDNVIDGASNGAVVGQRWAEPVTSDLTQTSSSGYAHLTVERNRVS
- a CDS encoding asparaginase, translated to MANPVLIEVLRGAIVESAHRGAVAVFDADGKPVLEIGDTSKPVFPRSAVKAIQALPLVETGAADAYGFGNRELALACASHSGEPAHVEVARSMLARAGLDGSALECGVHWPSNHDAEIALARAGGSPNALHNNCSGKHSGFLCTCVHLGIAHRGYVRPDHALQEMVRDAMQAVTGAVHGPDERAVDGCSIPTYAVPLRSFALGFARMATAQGFGPERAKAAKRLLSACMAEPFFVAGTGRADLLLMEAAPRRIFAKGGAEGVHCAAIPELGLGIAVKCDDGAGRAGDAIAAAVLARLLRADEALAAKLLELANAPIESRIGAKVGALRPTPALN
- a CDS encoding acetyl-CoA acetyltransferase, with product MTACIVGWAHSRFGKLEGETLENLIVKVATDALDHAGIGPDEVDEIVLGHFNAGFSAQDFTASLVLQADDRLRFKPATRVENACATGSAAVRQGIRAIDANAARIVLVVGAEQMTTTPGPEIGKNLLKASYLPEDGDTPAGFAGVFGKIAQAYFQRYGDQSDALAMIAAKNHKNGVDNPYAQMRKDFGYDFCRQESEKNPFVAGPLKRTDCSLVSDGAAALVLADTATALKMRRAVAFRANEHVQDFLPMSKRDILTFEGCEQAWTRALKNAGVTLDDLSFVETHDCFTIAELIEYEAMGLAKPGEGAKLALDGTTAKDGGLPVNPSGGLKAKGHPIGATGVSMHVLTAMQLVGEAGGIQVPGAKLGGIFNMGGAAVANYVSILDRIR